From a region of the Marinomonas mediterranea MMB-1 genome:
- the bioD gene encoding dethiobiotin synthase has product MKKRFFITGTDTDAGKTYFSTGVLKAAVRHGDRAFGLKPIAAGAEYIDGKLCNDDALAIQASGSIALAYEQINPVVLEEAIAPHIAAAHEGKLITSSRLEGYIKGSALLPHDFMIVEGAGGWRVPLNDRELLSDLAKSLGYPVILVVNMKLGCLNHALLTIESVIRDGLKVAGWVANQGKDTMACYEENLATLKHMIQAPLLGELSWMPDDNVASSEFDAIYHALS; this is encoded by the coding sequence ATGAAAAAACGATTTTTTATTACGGGTACAGATACCGACGCCGGAAAGACGTACTTTTCTACAGGGGTGTTGAAAGCTGCCGTTCGTCATGGAGACAGAGCGTTTGGCTTAAAACCTATTGCAGCAGGCGCTGAATATATTGACGGTAAGCTATGCAATGACGATGCACTTGCAATTCAGGCATCAGGTAGTATTGCGCTGGCGTATGAGCAAATAAACCCTGTTGTTCTTGAAGAGGCGATCGCTCCGCACATCGCTGCGGCACATGAAGGAAAGCTTATTACGAGCTCGCGGCTCGAAGGTTATATAAAAGGATCTGCGCTTCTACCGCATGACTTTATGATTGTTGAAGGTGCAGGTGGATGGCGAGTACCACTTAATGACCGTGAATTGCTTTCTGATCTTGCTAAGTCTCTTGGGTATCCTGTGATTTTGGTTGTAAATATGAAGTTGGGTTGCCTTAACCATGCGTTATTGACGATTGAATCTGTTATTAGGGATGGTTTAAAGGTTGCTGGATGGGTGGCGAATCAAGGAAAGGATACGATGGCGTGTTATGAGGAGAACCTAGCAACACTTAAACATATGATTCAGGCGCCGCTATTGGGGGAGTTGTCTTGGATGCCAGATGATAATGTTGCTTCGTCTGAGTTTGATGCTATCTATCATGCTTTAAGCTAG
- the bioC gene encoding malonyl-ACP O-methyltransferase BioC, which produces MPTELDKHRYKSSVARHFSRAATTYNDYADFQAQVLRELTAFLPDTLQCDIATPQAALLNTEAFEARGAGAVPILIDLGAGTGSSSRALRERYGNQPHVLSMDISIDMLKKLKADSVAADVCVADFERLPVKSSSIDLFFSSLAIQWCLSVDQLFHEVSQALALNGEFVFSTLLNGSMIELEDAWRQVDQKPHINHYLSEHDILKTVERHSFEVVSFESRKITMTFPTVKQALYSLKKIGASLVVEGQKEFMSKSKWKQFVRAYEKHRIDEGIPLSYQVLFARIRKK; this is translated from the coding sequence ATGCCAACCGAATTAGATAAACATCGTTATAAATCTTCTGTCGCTCGTCATTTTAGTCGAGCTGCAACAACCTACAATGATTACGCAGACTTTCAAGCGCAGGTCTTAAGGGAGCTAACTGCCTTCTTACCTGACACGCTTCAGTGCGATATAGCAACGCCTCAAGCGGCTTTACTTAATACTGAAGCGTTTGAGGCTAGGGGCGCTGGAGCGGTTCCGATATTAATTGATTTAGGGGCTGGGACGGGAAGTAGTTCGAGAGCCTTAAGAGAACGGTACGGTAATCAGCCACATGTGTTATCAATGGATATATCCATTGATATGCTTAAGAAGTTAAAGGCTGATAGCGTCGCGGCCGATGTCTGTGTCGCAGACTTTGAGCGACTTCCCGTAAAGTCTTCAAGTATCGATCTGTTTTTCTCCAGTCTTGCTATTCAGTGGTGTCTGTCAGTAGATCAATTGTTTCATGAAGTGAGTCAAGCCTTGGCTTTGAATGGTGAGTTTGTTTTTTCGACATTATTAAACGGTTCTATGATTGAGCTGGAAGATGCATGGCGTCAGGTGGATCAAAAACCGCATATTAATCATTATTTATCAGAGCACGATATACTGAAAACGGTTGAAAGGCATTCGTTTGAAGTGGTCTCATTCGAATCAAGAAAGATCACTATGACGTTTCCTACGGTTAAACAGGCTTTGTATTCGCTCAAAAAAATTGGCGCTTCGCTTGTCGTTGAAGGGCAAAAAGAGTTTATGTCTAAGAGTAAATGGAAGCAATTTGTGCGTGCTTATGAAAAGCATCGAATCGACGAGGGCATTCCTTTAAGTTATCAAGTTTTGTTTGCGCGTATTCGTAAAAAGTAA
- a CDS encoding alpha/beta fold hydrolase, protein MRTPIETQSFGNSENLAVFIVSGWAMPKEIFNEFAERLSERFYVVVASLPGVTCSEEWRRKNRIGPNYDVDALTEQLIRVAPSNAWWLGWSLGGMVSTYVAARRSSCVQGLITLASAPSFVEREGWSCGMPLKEFDLFQSLVQKDAKKGLKRFVSLQASGAKDERALTKAIRSIQNEELIDEAALTGGLYLLKSLDVRRELALLDLPNAHFYGKQDALVNFASLGAQLPHNELQTVEFIDDSAHQPFMECSELFLERVTAFIDANRIR, encoded by the coding sequence ATGAGAACGCCAATAGAAACGCAATCATTTGGTAACAGTGAAAACCTGGCGGTTTTTATCGTGTCTGGTTGGGCAATGCCCAAAGAGATCTTTAATGAGTTTGCCGAGCGTCTTTCTGAACGCTTCTACGTTGTTGTCGCTAGCCTTCCAGGGGTCACTTGCAGCGAAGAGTGGCGTCGAAAAAATCGTATTGGACCGAACTATGACGTTGACGCATTGACAGAGCAATTGATTCGAGTGGCTCCTTCCAATGCTTGGTGGTTAGGTTGGTCTTTGGGTGGAATGGTGTCGACTTACGTTGCAGCGCGCCGATCAAGTTGCGTCCAAGGGCTTATTACTCTTGCTTCTGCGCCAAGCTTTGTGGAGAGGGAAGGTTGGTCATGCGGCATGCCGCTTAAAGAGTTTGATTTGTTTCAAAGTCTTGTGCAAAAAGACGCTAAAAAAGGTTTAAAACGGTTCGTTTCATTGCAAGCTTCTGGGGCGAAGGATGAGCGCGCTTTAACGAAAGCCATCCGATCAATACAAAATGAAGAATTGATTGATGAAGCGGCTTTGACTGGCGGTTTGTATTTATTGAAGTCGCTTGATGTTAGGCGCGAGCTTGCATTGCTTGACCTGCCTAATGCTCATTTTTATGGTAAGCAAGATGCGCTCGTTAATTTTGCTTCTTTGGGGGCACAGCTCCCTCATAATGAGCTTCAAACCGTTGAGTTTATTGACGATTCTGCGCATCAACCGTTTATGGAGTGCTCAGAGCTTTTCTTAGAAAGAGTGACTGCTTTTATTGATGCCAACCGAATTAGATAA